GAGCCGACAGCTCCCTCCCGAGTTCCAGGAGGCGGTGGACGAGGCCGCGATGTCCGAGGGGGCGACGTCGGCGGAGGACTACCAGGCCGGCTTCACCTGGGGCAATCCCGACGAGCGACCCGGCGCCGCCGCGGTTGCCGCCGACGCGGTGGTCGCCGAGATCGTAGCGGCCTATCCGAAGGAGCGGCTGTCGAAGATGGCGGGTCGCAAGGCGACGTGAGGCCTACCGCGCGTGATCGTTGAGAAAGCGCAGGACGCCGCGGACCGACACGAAACGCGGCGGAAGGCCCGGAGTCAGGATCGGGATGTGGCGGTAGTTGCCGACGGCCATGTAGTGCATCGCGGCGGCGACCGTGTCCTCGTCCCTGAGGGCCTTGGGATCCTTGGTCATCACTTCGCGCACGGGAAGCGTTTTCAGGTCGAACGTCTGTCCGGTGAGGCGGGTCAGGGCGTCACGCTCGGTGAAGATGCCGACCAGCTGGCCGCCGTCCATCACCAGCACGCTTCCCAGCCGGCGCTCGCGCATCTTCCGCACCACGTCGGCGACCGGCTCGGGCGGCGAAACGATGAGCGCCTGCGCCGGTGAGAGGTCTCGAAGCGGCGTCTTCAGGATGGTGCCCTGCAGTCCTCCCTGGGGCGTGGGGATGTCGATCGAGCTCAGGTCCTGACCGCAGTGGTCGCAGGCGTCCACGCCGTCGATGTTCTCGTGGCCGCAGTCGGGGCAGGTCATGGTCTCCTCTCGTTCGCGTAGAATCCACCGCGGGCCGCCGCGCGCGGAGGGCCGCTAGGTCACCGTCCAGGTCGCGCCCGACTTGAGCAGTCGTTCGATGCTTCCCGCCCCGAGCCGCGCGGTCGCCTGGATGCTCTGCTGCTCGAGGATCTCCTCCAGACGCGGCCGGTCGGCCCGGTAGAAAACCCCGACCGGGACCGGGTAATCGGGATAGGTCATCCGGGACAGCAGGTACGCCAGGGTCGGCTCCTGGGCCGCCTCGTCGTGGACCAGGAGATCCTTCTCCGTGACTCCGTTCTCGCCTATCGTCACGACCTCGGGATGCACGCCGCGCAGGCGGATCCCTTTGCGCCGATCCTTCCCGAAGATGACCGGCTTGCCGTGCTCGAGCTGCACCATCCGCTCGGTGCGCACCTCGCGGGCGACGAAATCGTCGAAGGCGCCGTCGTTGAAGATGTTGCAGTTCTGGTAGATCTCGATGAAGGCGGTCCCCTTGTGCCGTGCCGCCCGCTCCACGATCGACGACAGGTGGTGCGTGTCGATGTCCACCGAGCGCGCCACGAAGGTGCACTCGGAGGCCAGGGCCACACCCAGCGGGTTGATCGGCTGCTCGGCGGTGCCGAACGGGCTCGACTTGGTCTTCTTGCCGAACTCGCTCGTCGGCGAGTACTGCCCCTTGGTCAGGCCGTAGATCCGGTTGTTGAACAGCAGGATCTTGATGTCGAGGTTGCGCCGCATGGCGTGGATCAGGTGGTTGCCGCCGATCGACAATCCGTCGCCGTCGCCCGTCACCACCCAGACCGACAGGTCGGGGCGCGAGACCTTGATGCCCGTGGCGATCGTGGGGGCGCGGCCGTGGATGCTGTGGAAGCCGTACGTGTTCATGTAATAAGGAAACCGGCTGCTGCAGCCGATCCCGGACACGAACACGATGTTCTCGCGCGCTATGCCCAACTCGGGCATTACCTTCTGAACCTGCGCCAGTATGGAGTAATCGCCGCAGCCGGGGCACCAGCGGACGGTCTGATCCGTCGCGAAATCGGCCCGTGTCGGCTTCGGCTCTTTGACGTCTATGCCCATGGACTCTTATCCTCGCAGGATCCCTTCGATCGCCTTCGTGATCTCCGAGACCCTGAACGGCTTTCCCTGGACCTTGTTGAGACCGATCGCGTCCACCAGGTATCGGGCGCGGATCAGCATGCGCAGCTGCCCCAGGTTGAGCTCGGGGACCAGCACCTTGTCGAATCGCTTCAGGACGTCCCCCAGGTTCGCGGGGAACGGGTTGAGGTAGCGCAGGTGGATCGACGAGACCGGCTGCCCCTTCGCCTGCAGCTCCTCGACCGCCGAGGCGATCGCCCCGAACGTGCTCCCCCATCCGACCACGAGCAGCCTGCCGGTGTCTTTGCCCATCACGCGCACCGGCGGGATGTCGTCGGCGATGCGGGCGATCTTCTCGGCGCGCAGACGGACCATCTTCTCGTGGTTCTCCGGATCGTAGGACACGTTGCCGGTGACGTCCTCCTTCTCCAGTCCCCCGATGCGATGCTCGAGACCGGGCGTCCCGGGGACGGCCCACGGGCGCGCCAGCGTCTTCGGGTCGCGCAGGTACGGCTGGAAGCCTTCCTTCTCGGTGCGGAACTTCACTTCGAACTTCGGCAGGTCCTGGGGGCCCGGGATCTTCCACGGCTCGGCGCCGTTTCCGAGATACCCGTCGGACAGGAAGAAGACGGGGGTCATGTGCTTGGTGGCGATGCGGAACGCCTCGATCGCCATGGTGTAGCAGTCGGCCGGCGTGGCCGGGGCGACGACCGCCACCGGACACTCGCCGTTGCGCCCGAGGATCGCCTGCATCAGGTCGGCCTGCTCGGTCTTGGTCGGCAGACCGGTCGACGGCCCGCCGCGCTGGATGTTCGCGATGACCAGCGGCAGCTCGGTCATCACCGCCAGCCCGATCGCCTCGCTCTTCAGCGCCACGCCCGGGCCGCTCGTCCCGGTCAGTCCGAGGGCGCCGCCGTAGGCGGAACCGATCGCCGCCCCGATGGCGCTGATCTCGTCTTCTGCCTGGAAGGTGGTGACCGGGTAGTTCTTGTAACGCGACAGCTCGTGCAGGATGTCGCTCGCCGGCGTGATCGGATAGGAGCCGTAGAACAGCGGGCGGCCCGAGATGAGCGCCGCGCTGATGAACCCCATCGCCGTCGCCTCGTTCCCCGTGATCTTGCGGTAGGTGCCGGGCTCGAGATTCGCCTTGCGCACGCGGAAGTGCGTGGTGAACACCTCCGTCGTGTCCGCGTAGTTGTAACCGGCCTGGAGGGCGAGCGTGTTGGCCTTGGCCATCTGCTCGCTGTTCTTGAACTTCTTCTCGATCCAATCGCGCGTGTAATCGACGGGGCGCTCGTACAGCCAGAACACCAGCCCCAGGGCGAAGAAGTTCTTGCAACGCGTCGCCTGCCGTCCGCTCAGTCCGGCCTCCGAGACCGCCTTCAGGGTCAGGGCCGTGAGCGGGATGTCGAAGACCCGGAAGCCGGCGAGACCGCCGTCCTTGAGCGGGTTCGTCTTGTACCCAGCCTTCGAAAGGTTCCCCTCGGTGAAGGCGTCGATGTCGACGATCAGGATGCCCCCTTCCTCGAGGTCGCCGATGTTGGTCTTCAGGGCCGCGGGGTTCATGGCCACCAGTACGTTCGGCTGGTCGCCCGGCGTCTTGATGTCGTGGGACGAGAACGAGATCTGGTAGCCGGAGACTCCGGCGAGCGTGCCGGCGGGGGCGCGGATCTCGGCCGGGAAGTCGGGCAGGGTGGCCAGATCGTTGCCGACCATGGCCGTCGTGTCGGCGAACTGCGTCCCGGTCAGCTGCATGCCGTCGCCGGAATCGCCGGCGAAACGTATCACGACAGTGTCGAGCTCGGTGACCTTGGCTTTGGAGGGGACGACCTCGGTCTGTGTACTCACTCAGGCTCCTTCCGGGGTGTTGAAGACTTGATTCAGTCGGGGAGGCAGGTTGACCACCTCCGCCGGAAAATGCTCCGCGATGTAGTGCACGATGTCGCGCGCCGCCACCAGGCCGGCCCGGCGGCCGCGCTCGTCCAGGAGCGGGATGTGCCGGTAACCGTGCTCCGTCATCAGCCGGACGGCGTCCCCGAGCGTGTGCCGGGGTGTCAGCGACGCGGGATGCGGGGTCATGAAGCGGTCGACGGTTTCCGTCTCGCTCACGCCGCTCCCGATCAGCTTGTTGAGGACGTCTCTCTCGGTGAAGATCCCGACCAGGCGATCCCCCTCGCACACCAGCACGCAGCCGTGCCCCTGCTCGCGCATCAGCCGCAGGGTCGCTTCGAGGCTCGTGCCGGGCGGGACGGTCGCCGGCTTGGAGAGAGGCAGGTTCCCCAGGTGCTCGTGCCTGAGGGCCTGTTCAATCGTCATCTCGCCATTCTCCCCACGCAACATAACGAATATACCCCGTTTCTGCCACCCGCGGGAAGATCGGCACAGGTCCGAGGCGCGCGACTTTTTCCCGGCGCTTGTGATATAGATCGCCGGCCATGGCGAAGCCGAACCGCAGACCCGGCGGGGCGACCCCTCCGGGACAGCAGGCCCAGACAGGCCGCCCCAGCCTCGTGCCCGCCGACCCGCTCCCCGGCTGGAAGGCGGCGGTCCAGGCCCTCCTTCTACTGGGGATCCCGCTCACTCTGCTGTTCGCTGCCAAGCTGGTCCTGAAGAGGTTCTTCCCGGAACTCGGCTACTGACTCAAGCGGGGAATCGATATTAGCCCCAACCTCGAGACAGGGCAAGAAGCGGTCCGGCCCTCTGCCAGGGGGACGGTCGCCATCGGCGGCAACTCCAAGCTCGTCGCCCACTTCAAGGACGGCCGGGTGACCAAGGGGTTCTCGCGCGATTTCGACCCCACCCGCGACTCGTTCCATCTCGTGCGCCGCGAGGGCCAGGTCGCCGCGTCCCAGGAGATCCGCCTGCAGGACCTCAAGGCCCTGTTCCACGTCAAGACCTGGGGCCGGAAGGACAAGCACACCGGGATGGTGGCGGGGTTCCCGACGGCGAAGCGGGCCTCCAAGGGGGCCAGTGGCCCGCTGGTCAAGACGGTGATCGAGTTCTACGACGGCGAGAAGATCTTCGGATACAGCCTCGACTACGACCCGAATCGCCAGGGATTCTATGTGGTGCCGGCCGACCCGGCCGACAACAACCGCACCATCTACGTCGTGCACTCGGCCCTGGTGAACATCCAGTTCGTCCGCGAGTGATCTCCTTCCCAGAGCACCGGCTGTCCGTCCTCCTTCTCCTGTGCACCGCATCCGTGTTCTGCCTGGAGGCCTCCGGTGCGACCCGCGAGCCGAAGACTCCGACCGGCAACCCGACGCTCGTCCTCGAGTCGCCGGGGGGCGAGCGGACGATCCCGGCCAGGGATCTGAGATTCGTGTTCTTCGAGCGCATCTACTACAGCCGGCATGCACCCCGCTCGGAAGAGGCGAGGGGCGAGCGCGTGGACATCGAGGATCGTCGGCGCGAGTGCCGCTGTGTGCGGCTCGCTGACTGGTCGAAGTTCAAGTTCTCCAAGGTGCGCCAGATCGAGATCGCCTACCCGCCGGACGGCGCGGTCGCCCTGCTGCGCGTCACCGAGATGGACGGCGCGATGCACGAGCTGCGCGCCGATTCCCTCTATGGTGCCATGGACTCGTTCGCCCCGCGCTTCGCGGCGCGCGTCGACGGGGAGGTGCGCGAGTTTCCGCTCATCCTCTCCGAAAGCGGCTCCGCCTGGCCGGAGGAGAAGCTGGTGCGCCTGCTCCTGAAGCGCCCGCCGAAGCGCACTCTCCGACATTGATGCGGCTCCTTCCCGGCGGCGACCGGTGACGCGAGCCGCAGGATCATTGCGCGCCCTCGCGCTCATCTTCCTCCTCTCGGGATGCGCCGGGCTCATGCACGAAGTCGCCTGGGCGCGCGCGCTCGGTCAGAGCCTGGGCAACTCGCTTGTGGCCCTGACCGCGGTCCTCGCCGCCTTTCTTGGCGGCCTGGGCCTGGGCTCGATGCTCGCCGCGCGCGGCGCCGGCCGGCCGCGCGACCCGCTGCGCGTGTACGCGGCGCTCGAAGGCCTTCTGGCGATCTGCGGCCTCCTGGCCCCCGTGATCGTGTGGACGCTCCCCCGGGTCCTGGTGTTCGCCGGCCCTTTCTGCGGATCCGATCGGCTCCTCGCCCTCCTGCGCTTCCTCATGGCGGTAGCGGCGCTGACCCCTTCGACCCTTCTGATGGGGGCGACGCTTCCCTGGGTCGTGCGCGAGGCCGCCTCGCGTGGCGCGCCCGCGGGCTCGACCCTGGCGTTGCTCTACGGAGCGAACACTCTGGGGGCCGCGCTCGGAGCGATCCTCGGTTCGTTCGCGAGTCTTCCTCTGCTTGGAACGCGCGCCACCTTTTTCGCCGCCGGGTCGATCAACGCCGTCGCGGCCGTCACAGCACTCCTCCTCCGACGGTACCGGGCCGAGGCCCCATACGCCATGGCACCGGGGACTCGGCCGCCTCCGGCCGCGCCCGCGCCAGGCCGGTCGCATCCCCTCGCGGGGCGGCTCGTCCTCCCGCTCGCCGCCCTTCTCTCCGGAGCCATCGGGGCGATTCTGCAGATCGGCTGGACGCGCGTCGCGGCGCTGGCCTTCGGGTCGACCGTGTACGCTCTGGG
Above is a genomic segment from Candidatus Dormiibacterota bacterium containing:
- a CDS encoding 2-oxoacid:ferredoxin oxidoreductase subunit beta — protein: MGIDVKEPKPTRADFATDQTVRWCPGCGDYSILAQVQKVMPELGIARENIVFVSGIGCSSRFPYYMNTYGFHSIHGRAPTIATGIKVSRPDLSVWVVTGDGDGLSIGGNHLIHAMRRNLDIKILLFNNRIYGLTKGQYSPTSEFGKKTKSSPFGTAEQPINPLGVALASECTFVARSVDIDTHHLSSIVERAARHKGTAFIEIYQNCNIFNDGAFDDFVAREVRTERMVQLEHGKPVIFGKDRRKGIRLRGVHPEVVTIGENGVTEKDLLVHDEAAQEPTLAYLLSRMTYPDYPVPVGVFYRADRPRLEEILEQQSIQATARLGAGSIERLLKSGATWTVT
- a CDS encoding CBS domain-containing protein: MTIEQALRHEHLGNLPLSKPATVPPGTSLEATLRLMREQGHGCVLVCEGDRLVGIFTERDVLNKLIGSGVSETETVDRFMTPHPASLTPRHTLGDAVRLMTEHGYRHIPLLDERGRRAGLVAARDIVHYIAEHFPAEVVNLPPRLNQVFNTPEGA
- a CDS encoding CBS domain-containing protein — translated: MTCPDCGHENIDGVDACDHCGQDLSSIDIPTPQGGLQGTILKTPLRDLSPAQALIVSPPEPVADVVRKMRERRLGSVLVMDGGQLVGIFTERDALTRLTGQTFDLKTLPVREVMTKDPKALRDEDTVAAAMHYMAVGNYRHIPILTPGLPPRFVSVRGVLRFLNDHAR
- a CDS encoding 2-oxoacid:acceptor oxidoreductase subunit alpha → MSTQTEVVPSKAKVTELDTVVIRFAGDSGDGMQLTGTQFADTTAMVGNDLATLPDFPAEIRAPAGTLAGVSGYQISFSSHDIKTPGDQPNVLVAMNPAALKTNIGDLEEGGILIVDIDAFTEGNLSKAGYKTNPLKDGGLAGFRVFDIPLTALTLKAVSEAGLSGRQATRCKNFFALGLVFWLYERPVDYTRDWIEKKFKNSEQMAKANTLALQAGYNYADTTEVFTTHFRVRKANLEPGTYRKITGNEATAMGFISAALISGRPLFYGSYPITPASDILHELSRYKNYPVTTFQAEDEISAIGAAIGSAYGGALGLTGTSGPGVALKSEAIGLAVMTELPLVIANIQRGGPSTGLPTKTEQADLMQAILGRNGECPVAVVAPATPADCYTMAIEAFRIATKHMTPVFFLSDGYLGNGAEPWKIPGPQDLPKFEVKFRTEKEGFQPYLRDPKTLARPWAVPGTPGLEHRIGGLEKEDVTGNVSYDPENHEKMVRLRAEKIARIADDIPPVRVMGKDTGRLLVVGWGSTFGAIASAVEELQAKGQPVSSIHLRYLNPFPANLGDVLKRFDKVLVPELNLGQLRMLIRARYLVDAIGLNKVQGKPFRVSEITKAIEGILRG
- a CDS encoding virulence factor — its product is MAQVRIMYWKDIPYGVRASDETGTRVSRQLPPEFQEAVDEAAMSEGATSAEDYQAGFTWGNPDERPGAAAVAADAVVAEIVAAYPKERLSKMAGRKAT